A window from Terriglobus sp. TAA 43 encodes these proteins:
- a CDS encoding phosphatidylserine/phosphatidylglycerophosphate/cardiolipin synthase family protein has product MTDSAIPFLQTGSYPTRSGNLISPLIDGERAFRRICEMIEAAQRSVWVTITFLWQACEMPDGRGTPFDVLDRAAARGIDVRIIFWRPDEHTAWLRQNAFFGDTAQISFLSRRRSGLKIRWDRAEPGFCQHQKSWLIDAGTADEAAFVGGINLNPHSMVTPGHNGEGQNHDVYVELAGPSVVDVHHNFVQRWNEASERLCEEGRWGIGSELDLQFPTHISVGRGTAAVQIQRTMPSQRYADGRAAAEGAPYDIASGERSNFEQYCAAILAARRSIYIENQQIDVPEIVDCLHRALTRGVEVVLLMPSNLAASMQTQLQVPSALKPLEQLAVFDNFTLAGIAGMGFDGSRKSVHVHSKLMLVDDEWATVGSCNLHRFSLFGNCEMNAAFFDPDAVQVLRGELLQEHLDHDTIGMDDRSALRLFRTIARQNRKKYEGGDHAWRGLAFELVKETH; this is encoded by the coding sequence ATGACGGATAGCGCGATTCCTTTTTTGCAAACAGGTTCTTATCCGACCCGCTCCGGGAATTTGATAAGCCCATTAATTGACGGTGAACGCGCGTTCCGACGTATTTGCGAAATGATTGAGGCGGCTCAAAGGAGTGTCTGGGTAACCATCACTTTCCTGTGGCAAGCTTGCGAAATGCCAGACGGCCGTGGAACGCCGTTCGATGTCCTTGATCGTGCGGCTGCGCGAGGCATCGATGTACGAATCATCTTCTGGAGACCGGACGAACACACCGCATGGCTTAGACAAAACGCGTTCTTTGGGGATACGGCACAGATCTCCTTCCTGAGTCGCCGTCGATCTGGTTTGAAGATCCGCTGGGATCGGGCCGAGCCCGGCTTTTGCCAGCATCAAAAGAGTTGGCTTATCGATGCAGGCACTGCGGATGAAGCAGCTTTCGTAGGCGGAATCAATCTCAATCCACACTCGATGGTTACGCCTGGTCACAACGGTGAAGGACAAAATCATGACGTTTACGTGGAACTTGCAGGTCCTTCTGTAGTGGACGTCCATCACAATTTTGTACAGCGCTGGAACGAAGCAAGCGAGCGGCTATGCGAGGAAGGACGTTGGGGGATCGGTAGCGAACTGGATTTGCAGTTTCCAACTCACATTTCGGTTGGACGAGGTACGGCGGCTGTTCAGATACAAAGAACAATGCCTTCCCAACGTTATGCTGATGGACGAGCAGCCGCCGAAGGAGCGCCGTACGATATTGCATCGGGTGAGCGATCAAACTTCGAACAGTATTGCGCGGCCATCCTCGCTGCGCGTCGCTCGATCTACATTGAAAACCAACAGATCGATGTGCCTGAGATCGTGGATTGTCTGCATCGGGCACTCACACGGGGCGTAGAAGTGGTACTTCTCATGCCGTCTAATCTAGCAGCCTCTATGCAGACTCAGCTACAGGTCCCATCTGCTCTCAAACCTCTGGAACAACTTGCTGTTTTCGATAACTTTACCTTAGCCGGTATTGCTGGAATGGGCTTCGATGGGAGCCGCAAATCGGTCCATGTTCACTCCAAACTGATGCTAGTGGACGACGAATGGGCTACCGTCGGATCCTGTAATCTGCACCGCTTTTCTCTCTTCGGGAACTGCGAGATGAATGCAGCCTTCTTCGATCCAGATGCCGTTCAGGTTCTCCGCGGCGAACTGTTGCAGGAACACCTCGATCACGACACCATTGGCATGGATGATCGGAGCGCGCTTCGCCTATTCCGGACGATCGCGAGACAGAATCGTAAGAAGTACGAAGGTGGGGATCATGCTTGGCGTGGACTTGCGTTCGAACTTGTTAAGGAAACTCATTGA